One window of Paludibacter propionicigenes WB4 genomic DNA carries:
- a CDS encoding glycosyltransferase family 4 protein, whose protein sequence is MRIGYDAKRLFCNHRGLGNYSRDLIRILSQYFPDNQYDLYTPDIKLEVPLNTQNTSIIQPSGIYKFLPSSLWRSYGLNAEIMRHGDDIFHGLSQELPVGIEKLPIKKIVTFHDAIFMRYPELYAASYRKIFTAKNFYSCRIADRIIAISEQSKRDAIEFFDADPAKVEVVYQGCNNIFRQTASMEEKQAIRNKYDLPSDYLLFVGAIEPRKNIASIIQAISQEKIDIPLVVVGRKTDYTTELQQLAAQLHLSTSILFLHQVETNDLPAIYQMAQLFVYPSIFEGFGIPILEALCSETPVITSSGSCFEETGGNFSMYVSPQNAEEIGAAIQTVLNDSGLQKTMIQEGIIHAQNFTDDKIADGLMSLYKSV, encoded by the coding sequence ATGAGAATAGGATATGATGCCAAAAGATTATTCTGTAATCATCGCGGATTGGGTAATTACAGTCGCGATTTGATACGAATACTCAGTCAGTACTTCCCTGACAACCAGTACGACTTATACACCCCTGATATTAAGCTTGAAGTTCCGCTAAACACTCAAAATACGTCCATTATTCAACCTAGTGGGATTTATAAGTTTCTGCCATCATCGTTGTGGAGAAGTTATGGATTGAATGCTGAGATAATGCGACATGGCGATGATATTTTCCACGGTCTAAGCCAAGAGTTACCGGTAGGAATAGAGAAATTACCAATAAAAAAGATTGTCACCTTCCATGATGCAATTTTTATGCGGTATCCTGAATTATATGCTGCATCATATCGCAAAATCTTCACTGCTAAAAATTTCTATAGTTGCCGGATTGCCGATAGGATTATTGCTATTAGCGAACAGTCAAAGCGAGATGCCATCGAATTTTTCGATGCTGACCCCGCAAAAGTAGAAGTAGTATATCAGGGATGCAACAATATTTTCAGGCAAACAGCTTCAATGGAAGAAAAACAAGCAATTAGAAATAAATATGACCTTCCTTCAGATTATCTTCTGTTTGTAGGAGCAATTGAACCTCGTAAGAACATTGCATCTATCATCCAAGCCATATCTCAGGAAAAAATTGATATCCCATTAGTAGTTGTTGGCCGAAAAACCGATTATACCACTGAGTTACAACAGTTGGCTGCTCAATTGCATCTCTCAACCAGCATTCTTTTTTTGCATCAGGTAGAAACAAATGATTTACCTGCTATTTACCAAATGGCACAATTATTCGTTTATCCTTCTATATTCGAAGGTTTCGGTATTCCTATTCTGGAAGCTCTCTGCAGTGAAACGCCGGTAATTACTTCATCCGGAAGCTGTTTTGAAGAAACCGGTGGTAATTTCAGTATGTATGTTTCACCTCAAAATGCAGAGGAAATTGGTGCTGCCATTCAGACTGTCTTAAATGATTCTGGTCTTCAAAAAACCATGATACAGGAAGGGATAATACATGCCCAAAATTTTACTGACGACAAAATTGCTGACGGATTGATGAGTTTGTACAAAAGCGTTTAG